The following proteins are encoded in a genomic region of Anaerolineae bacterium:
- a CDS encoding glycerophosphodiester phosphodiesterase, which translates to MIELDAMGTGKVVVVGHRGAAGHAPENTVASFEKAGALGAHAFECDLQITADGQVVVIHDAMVDRVTNGRGRVDQYTLADLRRLDAGSWFDQEYAGQKIPTLSEAVAASQRIGLDLVLEIKGEPEPSPVLVERTVSAVLESGWADHTAIISFHHPCLLWVREITDLIATGILYGHGTPDPVAEARRFQANSIRPHQARVSAQLAEEAHAAGLCLHAWTVNDGSRAVELAQMGVDSIGTDYPDRIGAALRGIGRLA; encoded by the coding sequence ATGATTGAGCTGGATGCGATGGGGACGGGAAAGGTCGTTGTGGTAGGCCACCGGGGCGCGGCGGGGCATGCCCCAGAGAACACTGTGGCCTCGTTCGAGAAGGCGGGCGCGTTGGGAGCCCACGCTTTCGAGTGTGACTTGCAGATCACGGCCGATGGACAGGTGGTCGTCATCCACGACGCTATGGTGGACCGAGTGACCAACGGGCGAGGTAGGGTAGACCAGTACACCCTGGCGGACCTGAGGCGGCTGGATGCCGGCAGCTGGTTCGACCAGGAGTACGCTGGCCAGAAGATTCCTACCTTGTCTGAGGCGGTGGCGGCCAGCCAACGCATCGGGCTGGACCTGGTGCTGGAGATCAAGGGCGAGCCGGAGCCGTCCCCGGTGTTGGTGGAGCGGACGGTGAGCGCTGTCCTGGAGTCCGGCTGGGCCGACCACACTGCCATCATTTCCTTTCACCACCCCTGCCTGCTGTGGGTGCGTGAGATCACGGACCTCATCGCCACCGGCATCCTGTACGGACACGGGACCCCGGATCCGGTAGCCGAAGCTCGGCGGTTCCAGGCCAATTCTATCCGCCCGCACCAGGCGCGAGTGTCGGCCCAATTGGCGGAGGAGGCCCACGCGGCTGGACTGTGCCTCCACGCCTGGACGGTGAACGACGGGAGCCGGGCTGTCGAGTTAGCGCAAATGGGTGTAGACTCCATTGGCACCGACTACCCGGACCGCATAGGCGCGGCGCTGCGGGGAATCGGAAGACTGGCCTGA